The following coding sequences lie in one Agrobacterium vitis genomic window:
- a CDS encoding LysR family transcriptional regulator, with product MDAYRLGLVATRIHYFQLVARLGSIRQAALALNVAPSSVSRILRQLEEEIGTPLFDRVRQRLKLTSAGELLLYHAKASLSELSRACAEINDLHGLHRGTVSVAVVESVARGLLPAALEAFWSRHPAITVDIKVMASQQAANAVAEGECDLAVIFDVRVPRTVRRIASVSLPIGVLALPDSDMAKRTEIKLFDLANLRVILSDASLTLGASVEEALNRSLVDLSHRSRTNSIGLMVELARRNLGLVLQTRVGVEQELAEGSLVFVPLSDSRLPNRKLLLLSRSAKEMSDAASALGRLLEQSVEQLAQAAGHVPRDLS from the coding sequence ATGGATGCCTACCGGCTGGGCCTGGTTGCAACGCGCATCCATTATTTCCAGCTGGTGGCGCGGCTGGGCTCGATCCGCCAGGCTGCCCTTGCCCTCAATGTCGCACCCTCTTCCGTCAGCCGCATTCTGCGCCAATTGGAAGAGGAAATCGGCACGCCGCTGTTTGACCGGGTGCGCCAGCGCCTGAAACTGACCAGCGCCGGTGAATTGCTGCTGTATCACGCCAAAGCGTCGCTGTCGGAACTCAGCCGCGCCTGCGCCGAAATCAACGATCTGCACGGGCTGCACCGAGGCACTGTTTCTGTGGCTGTGGTGGAAAGCGTGGCGAGAGGCCTGTTGCCAGCGGCGCTGGAGGCATTCTGGAGCCGGCATCCGGCGATTACCGTCGATATCAAGGTCATGGCCTCGCAGCAGGCGGCCAATGCCGTGGCCGAGGGCGAATGCGATCTCGCGGTCATTTTCGACGTGCGCGTGCCGCGCACTGTGCGCCGCATTGCCAGCGTCTCGCTGCCAATCGGTGTTCTGGCCCTGCCGGACAGTGACATGGCCAAGCGCACGGAAATCAAGCTGTTTGATCTCGCCAATCTGCGGGTGATCCTCTCGGATGCCAGCCTGACGCTGGGCGCTTCGGTAGAGGAAGCGTTGAACCGGTCGCTGGTGGATCTCTCGCACCGCTCACGGACCAATTCCATCGGCCTGATGGTGGAATTGGCGAGGCGCAATCTCGGCCTTGTCTTGCAGACCCGGGTCGGCGTGGAACAGGAACTGGCGGAGGGGTCGCTGGTCTTCGTGCCGCTCTCCGACAGCCGCTTGCCGAACCGCAAGCTGCTGTTGCTGTCGCGCTCGGCCAAGGAGATGTCGGATGCGGCCTCGGCGCTGGGGCGGCTGCTGGAGCAATCGGTCGAACAGCTTGCCCAGGCGGCAGGACATGTGCCGCGAGACCTATCGTAA
- a CDS encoding BMP family ABC transporter substrate-binding protein, producing MIDLRSLSRRGFLNMAAAGSASLALPGMVRSASAANTLAAIKEEDAVIGFGHVGPVTDEGWTWSHHQGVLAVKEKFPKLKKILEVENVPYSADATRTYRQFVSEGANMIFDTSSTGDFLHDVVRRAKDTAFMECNGHVTMDNLGWYYMAHWYPTYVVGVAAGHLSKTGKLGYVASFPVSSVYASTNAFLMGARTVNPNATCQTITINSWFDPQAAAQAGTALIDNGCDFLFGIMDEAAYLQVAEKRGVWAAMWNTDIRRYGPNSYVSSIIIDFKEFYIDQVRKRLAGEWSPSESIFAMGAGVDRDTWGAKVPAEVGKAADDIRTKMLGGWSPFVGELKDAKGAVRVAKGQKMTELELYNWDWSVEGVTGL from the coding sequence ATGATCGACCTGCGCAGCCTTTCCCGTCGCGGCTTTCTCAACATGGCGGCAGCCGGCAGCGCCTCACTGGCGCTTCCCGGCATGGTGCGCTCTGCCTCAGCCGCCAATACCCTGGCGGCCATAAAGGAAGAGGACGCCGTGATTGGCTTCGGCCATGTCGGCCCGGTGACGGATGAAGGCTGGACCTGGTCGCACCATCAGGGTGTTCTCGCCGTCAAGGAAAAATTCCCCAAGCTGAAGAAGATCCTCGAGGTCGAGAACGTGCCCTATTCAGCGGATGCCACCCGCACCTATCGACAATTCGTGTCGGAAGGCGCGAACATGATTTTCGATACGTCGTCTACCGGCGACTTCCTGCATGACGTGGTGCGCCGTGCCAAGGACACCGCCTTCATGGAATGCAATGGCCATGTGACGATGGATAATCTGGGCTGGTATTATATGGCGCATTGGTATCCGACCTATGTGGTGGGTGTCGCCGCCGGGCATCTGTCGAAAACCGGCAAGCTTGGCTACGTCGCCTCCTTCCCGGTGTCCTCAGTCTATGCCTCGACCAATGCCTTCCTGATGGGGGCGCGCACCGTCAACCCCAATGCCACCTGCCAGACAATCACCATCAATTCCTGGTTTGATCCGCAGGCCGCCGCCCAGGCTGGCACCGCGCTGATCGACAATGGCTGTGACTTCCTGTTCGGCATCATGGACGAGGCCGCCTATCTCCAGGTTGCTGAAAAACGCGGCGTCTGGGCTGCAATGTGGAACACCGACATCCGCCGCTATGGCCCGAATTCCTATGTGTCCTCGATTATTATTGACTTCAAGGAGTTCTATATCGATCAGGTGCGCAAGCGGCTTGCAGGCGAATGGTCGCCTTCAGAAAGCATCTTCGCCATGGGCGCAGGCGTTGACCGTGATACCTGGGGCGCCAAGGTTCCCGCCGAAGTCGGCAAGGCGGCAGATGATATACGCACGAAAATGCTGGGCGGCTGGTCGCCGTTTGTCGGCGAATTGAAGGACGCCAAGGGTGCCGTGCGGGTGGCCAAGGGCCAGAAGATGACCGAACTCGAGCTTTATAATTGGGATTGGTCCGTGGAAGGCGTCACGGGGCTTTAA
- a CDS encoding thiamine pyrophosphate-dependent enzyme, with protein MKRYDCMKLLAARLENELVILSLGASVDEWYNAAPHMRQASLFQQQLGCVTPQAFGLAAGLPHRRIISLDTDGGMMFNLGILATLGNEQPKNLFIVVWDNECYQSIGGPPTHTAFGRVDIAAIARGAGIDNAFTARTLEEFEAHCEAGLKADVPYVVVAKVAGTVQPDIKRKHSDGREDKYIFVRHVEASEGIVIMGPSEHN; from the coding sequence ATGAAGCGATATGATTGCATGAAGCTGCTGGCCGCGCGGCTGGAAAACGAGCTTGTCATCCTGTCGCTCGGGGCCTCCGTTGATGAATGGTATAACGCCGCCCCGCATATGCGCCAAGCCAGCCTGTTCCAGCAGCAGCTTGGCTGCGTCACGCCGCAGGCCTTCGGGTTGGCGGCAGGGCTTCCGCATCGCCGGATCATTTCGCTCGATACCGATGGCGGCATGATGTTCAACCTCGGCATTCTCGCCACCCTTGGCAATGAACAGCCGAAAAACCTGTTCATCGTCGTCTGGGACAATGAGTGCTACCAGTCGATTGGCGGTCCGCCGACCCACACGGCTTTCGGGCGGGTGGATATTGCCGCCATTGCTCGCGGTGCCGGGATCGACAATGCCTTTACCGCCCGCACGCTGGAAGAGTTCGAGGCCCATTGCGAGGCGGGACTGAAGGCGGATGTTCCCTATGTGGTGGTTGCCAAGGTGGCAGGCACCGTGCAGCCGGATATCAAGCGCAAGCATTCGGATGGGCGCGAGGACAAATATATCTTCGTGCGCCATGTCGAGGCCAGCGAGGGCATCGTCATCATGGGACCGAGCGAGCACAATTGA
- a CDS encoding glutathione S-transferase family protein, with product MSAITLYNYDLDENCYRVRLLLSCLGLAYQTLAIDMVPGREEQTPAMLALNPLGELPVLKDGEQVLYGTQAILAHLARAYDPSGTWLPLDPAIFSGVMQWTLFSASPLGCAVTARRVALFGGPGDVEALKASSRAAFRVMDDHMTLRQFDGCEWFAGAGPTIADLALFPSFALSRDYGIDHDEFPALRRWIRRFRSIPGFRTMPGIPDYH from the coding sequence ATGTCTGCGATCACGCTTTACAATTACGATCTGGACGAAAACTGCTACCGGGTGCGGCTGCTGCTGTCCTGTCTTGGTCTGGCCTATCAAACCCTTGCCATCGACATGGTGCCGGGCCGGGAGGAACAGACCCCGGCGATGCTGGCGCTCAATCCGCTGGGGGAGCTTCCGGTACTGAAAGATGGCGAGCAGGTGCTTTACGGCACCCAGGCCATTCTTGCCCATCTGGCCAGGGCTTATGACCCCTCCGGCACATGGCTGCCACTCGATCCAGCGATCTTTTCAGGCGTCATGCAATGGACGTTGTTTTCAGCATCGCCGCTTGGCTGTGCTGTCACGGCCCGGCGGGTGGCGCTGTTTGGCGGTCCGGGCGATGTTGAGGCGTTAAAAGCGTCATCCCGCGCCGCCTTCCGGGTCATGGACGACCACATGACGCTGCGCCAATTCGATGGCTGCGAATGGTTTGCCGGGGCAGGCCCGACCATTGCCGATCTCGCCCTGTTTCCAAGCTTTGCCCTCAGCCGCGACTACGGCATCGATCATGATGAATTTCCAGCGTTGCGGCGGTGGATAAGGCGGTTTCGCAGCATCCCCGGTTTCCGGACTATGCCGGGCATACCTGATTACCACTGA
- a CDS encoding adenine deaminase C-terminal domain-containing protein: MALTRFSVAPLAGMTRHLADVASGRAAPDLVITGARVLSTYSERILPDREIWLAGGRIAAVKPAGSSKALGVPRYDAQGGIIAPGLVDPHIHIESSMVTACAYAEAALLNGTTTIFCDSHEIGNVMDVAGVEAMLEDARHAPLSIFLTVPSTVPATSPELETAGGDLTAEKIAALFDTWPEAVALGEKMDFVPVTMGDERAHAILAAALSRGRPVSGHVYGREFVSAYAASGVTDTHEAIDRDIADDMLEAGIWLFLRGGPPTTPWHSLPEAIRTVTELGASHKRIAVCTDDRDAEDLLAFGLDWVVREARRAGMSREQAWAMGSLHGATRFGMDGEIGGLGGGRRADLVLLNDDLEPVSTWYGGELVVDHKKITPVLDAALSSRWRYPDAAYHTVKLPDVVKLTPDLPSGKVIANTIRTELPGIILGHEKIELEPANDWETHFARHGLCFVTVIERHGKSPGNVAHALLSNFALKSGAVASSVGHDSHNIIIAGTNEADMQVALRAIESHQGGVCVVQDGTVTAMVPLPVAGLMSDKRVHEVAAEVQALKVEWEKAGCTIPYMGFNLIPLSVIPEIRITDKGLVTVPQMVIVPPFEAA; encoded by the coding sequence ATGGCCTTAACCCGATTTTCCGTTGCCCCACTCGCAGGCATGACGCGGCACTTGGCCGATGTGGCGTCCGGCCGCGCCGCGCCGGATCTGGTGATCACCGGAGCCCGCGTTCTCTCCACCTATTCTGAGCGTATTTTGCCGGATAGGGAAATCTGGCTGGCTGGCGGACGGATCGCCGCCGTCAAACCGGCTGGCAGCTCGAAAGCCTTGGGCGTGCCGCGCTATGATGCGCAGGGCGGCATAATCGCGCCGGGTCTGGTCGATCCGCATATCCATATTGAATCCAGCATGGTCACGGCCTGCGCCTATGCCGAGGCCGCCCTTCTCAACGGTACGACGACGATTTTCTGCGATAGCCACGAAATCGGCAATGTCATGGATGTGGCCGGTGTCGAGGCGATGCTGGAAGACGCCCGTCATGCGCCGCTATCGATTTTCCTCACCGTTCCCTCAACCGTGCCTGCCACCTCACCGGAGCTGGAAACGGCAGGTGGGGATCTGACAGCGGAAAAGATCGCCGCCCTGTTCGACACATGGCCGGAAGCGGTGGCGCTGGGCGAGAAGATGGATTTCGTCCCCGTCACCATGGGTGATGAGCGCGCCCATGCTATTCTGGCCGCAGCGCTTTCCCGGGGCAGGCCGGTTTCCGGGCATGTCTATGGCCGTGAATTCGTCTCGGCCTATGCCGCATCCGGCGTCACTGACACGCATGAAGCCATCGACCGCGATATAGCCGATGACATGCTGGAGGCGGGGATCTGGCTGTTTCTGCGCGGCGGCCCGCCAACCACGCCCTGGCATTCGCTACCGGAGGCGATCCGCACGGTGACCGAGCTTGGCGCTTCGCATAAGCGCATCGCCGTCTGCACCGATGACCGCGATGCAGAGGACCTGCTGGCCTTCGGTCTCGACTGGGTGGTGCGCGAGGCACGGCGCGCGGGCATGAGCCGGGAGCAAGCCTGGGCCATGGGCTCGCTGCATGGCGCGACACGGTTTGGCATGGACGGGGAGATCGGCGGGTTGGGCGGCGGTCGCCGGGCCGATCTGGTGCTTTTGAATGACGACCTTGAACCGGTCAGCACCTGGTATGGCGGCGAACTGGTCGTTGACCATAAAAAGATTACTCCGGTTCTCGATGCCGCCCTTTCCAGCCGCTGGCGCTATCCCGATGCCGCTTATCACACAGTCAAACTGCCTGACGTGGTGAAGCTGACCCCGGATCTGCCGAGTGGTAAAGTTATCGCCAACACGATCCGCACCGAATTGCCCGGCATCATCCTCGGACACGAGAAGATCGAGCTGGAACCGGCCAATGACTGGGAAACGCATTTTGCCCGCCACGGCCTGTGCTTCGTGACGGTGATTGAGCGGCACGGCAAATCGCCGGGCAATGTGGCGCATGCGCTTCTTTCCAATTTCGCGCTGAAAAGCGGTGCCGTTGCCTCTTCTGTCGGTCATGACAGCCACAATATCATCATCGCCGGTACCAATGAGGCCGATATGCAGGTGGCTTTGCGCGCCATTGAATCCCATCAGGGCGGGGTGTGTGTGGTGCAGGACGGCACGGTGACGGCCATGGTGCCGCTGCCGGTGGCGGGCCTGATGTCCGACAAGCGGGTGCATGAAGTGGCAGCCGAAGTCCAGGCCTTGAAAGTGGAGTGGGAAAAGGCTGGCTGCACCATTCCCTATATGGGGTTCAACCTGATCCCGCTGTCGGTGATCCCCGAAATCCGCATCACCGACAAGGGCCTGGTGACGGTGCCGCAAATGGTGATCGTGCCACCCTTTGAGGCAGCGTGA
- a CDS encoding Rieske (2Fe-2S) protein, protein MSIETAWVPVALSSSIEPGTSAGAVVDGAEIVVWRDAKGAAHVWEDRCPHRGMRMSFGFVRGDHIACLYHGWSYDTAGQCTHIPAHPDLEVPKTIRVTTYAAEERHGVIWAALADHADVASIPDLGMGLSVRSLYADCTIQQAMNVLKETQLPTKEGILPASFEILTANAWRLEAGDLRVAAAVQAVSAGKLALHLVTDTGSAALRPMLARWAEALRLTLEAPSALAQVA, encoded by the coding sequence ATGAGCATTGAAACAGCATGGGTGCCGGTGGCGCTGTCTTCGTCTATCGAGCCGGGAACCTCGGCTGGTGCCGTGGTTGATGGTGCGGAGATCGTCGTCTGGCGCGATGCCAAGGGGGCCGCGCATGTCTGGGAAGACCGCTGTCCGCATCGCGGTATGCGGATGAGCTTTGGCTTCGTGCGGGGCGACCATATTGCCTGTCTCTACCACGGATGGTCCTACGATACGGCGGGGCAATGCACCCATATCCCGGCCCATCCCGATCTGGAGGTGCCAAAGACCATCCGGGTGACGACCTATGCCGCCGAGGAGCGCCATGGCGTGATCTGGGCAGCGCTTGCCGATCATGCCGATGTGGCCAGCATTCCGGATCTTGGAATGGGCTTGAGTGTGCGCAGCCTTTATGCCGATTGTACCATTCAGCAGGCCATGAATGTGCTGAAGGAAACGCAACTCCCCACCAAAGAAGGAATTCTGCCTGCAAGTTTCGAGATTCTTACCGCCAATGCCTGGCGGCTTGAGGCTGGCGATCTGCGTGTCGCCGCAGCGGTTCAGGCGGTCTCCGCCGGAAAGCTTGCCCTCCATCTTGTGACCGACACAGGATCGGCGGCATTGAGGCCGATGCTTGCCCGTTGGGCAGAGGCCCTGCGCCTGACACTTGAGGCACCCTCCGCCTTGGCGCAGGTGGCCTGA
- a CDS encoding thiamine pyrophosphate-binding protein, which yields MKPSSVDAVIRGLKKAGVSVVCYLPDSLFKELYPALDADPEIRTIRVTNEGEGAAICGGVFLSGKRAALVMENSGLRASVEPLARMGLGAGIPVVMLMSYRGELGENNWWAIPHGITMEPVLNALRIPYRVVREEDEIEQSIVDAYNWSYNAYYHSAIALGGSIVR from the coding sequence ATGAAACCATCATCCGTCGATGCCGTTATCCGCGGCCTCAAGAAAGCCGGGGTCAGTGTCGTTTGCTACCTGCCCGACTCCCTGTTTAAGGAATTGTATCCGGCGCTGGATGCCGATCCTGAGATCCGCACCATCCGTGTCACCAATGAGGGCGAGGGGGCGGCAATCTGCGGGGGCGTGTTTCTCTCTGGCAAGCGGGCGGCGCTGGTCATGGAAAATTCCGGTCTGCGGGCTTCCGTCGAACCGCTGGCCCGCATGGGGCTGGGGGCTGGTATTCCGGTCGTCATGCTGATGAGCTATCGCGGCGAACTGGGTGAAAACAACTGGTGGGCCATTCCCCACGGCATCACCATGGAGCCGGTGCTGAATGCGTTGCGCATTCCCTACCGGGTGGTGCGCGAGGAAGACGAAATCGAGCAATCGATCGTGGATGCCTATAATTGGTCCTACAATGCCTACTACCACTCGGCCATCGCCCTTGGCGGGAGCATCGTCCGATGA
- a CDS encoding amidohydrolase, with the protein MTSSAMIVTADTLLTMDAKNSVIPGGAVAIEDGRILAVGSLETVKASHPALPVKKIDNALLMPGLINAHAHSGFLRGTAEHLPVWDWLTIHINPMHRVLLPHEAETASFLCYAESALSGTTTVVDMWRYMDGSARAAQSIGTRLVAVPYVGEHPDYNYFETLDNNEEMIETWHRKAGGRINVWVGLEHLFYADAAGQQRAIAMAKQHNTGFHTHCSEAEVEVGGFIDTYGKRPMHVLEDLGFFETPRTMLAHAVWLDEAEIELIARYNVSVAHNPVSNMKLASGIAPIADMLAAGIPVGLGTDGEKENNNFDMFEEMKTASLLGKLRHRDAAAMDSWQCLRMATILGARAIGLEDEIGSIEVGKRADIIAVRTDTPRMTPLFADGPYFNVQHNLVHAVRGGDVAMTMVDGQVIVEDGVLKTGDIKAIIANIHGMAPAHFARRAAWLAENGGGTKQWISEAEGVK; encoded by the coding sequence ATGACTTCGAGCGCAATGATCGTCACCGCCGACACTCTGTTGACCATGGATGCCAAAAACAGCGTCATCCCAGGTGGTGCGGTTGCCATTGAGGACGGTCGTATCCTGGCGGTCGGTTCGCTGGAGACAGTGAAGGCCAGCCATCCGGCTCTGCCGGTCAAGAAAATCGACAATGCCCTGCTGATGCCGGGGCTGATCAACGCCCATGCCCATTCCGGCTTCCTGCGCGGCACGGCGGAACATTTGCCGGTCTGGGACTGGCTGACCATCCATATCAACCCGATGCACCGCGTGCTTCTGCCGCATGAAGCGGAGACGGCGTCCTTTCTGTGCTATGCCGAATCCGCGCTGTCTGGCACGACGACTGTTGTCGATATGTGGCGCTATATGGATGGCAGCGCCCGGGCCGCACAGTCCATCGGCACGCGCCTTGTTGCTGTTCCGTATGTTGGTGAGCATCCCGATTACAATTATTTCGAAACGCTCGACAACAATGAGGAGATGATTGAGACCTGGCATCGCAAGGCGGGGGGCCGCATCAATGTCTGGGTCGGGCTGGAACATCTGTTTTATGCCGATGCGGCTGGCCAACAGCGGGCCATCGCCATGGCCAAGCAGCATAACACCGGCTTTCACACCCATTGTTCGGAAGCGGAAGTCGAGGTTGGCGGTTTTATCGACACCTATGGCAAGCGCCCCATGCATGTTCTGGAGGATCTCGGCTTCTTCGAGACGCCGCGCACCATGCTGGCCCATGCCGTCTGGCTGGATGAGGCGGAAATCGAGCTGATTGCCAGATACAATGTCTCGGTCGCTCATAATCCGGTGTCGAACATGAAGCTCGCCTCCGGCATTGCACCGATTGCCGATATGCTGGCCGCTGGCATTCCGGTCGGCCTTGGCACGGATGGCGAAAAGGAAAACAACAATTTCGACATGTTCGAGGAGATGAAGACCGCATCCCTGCTCGGCAAACTGCGCCACCGCGATGCCGCCGCCATGGATAGTTGGCAATGCCTGCGCATGGCGACCATTCTCGGCGCAAGAGCTATCGGTCTTGAGGATGAAATCGGCTCTATCGAAGTCGGAAAGCGTGCTGATATCATTGCCGTGCGCACCGATACGCCGCGCATGACGCCACTGTTTGCCGACGGTCCCTATTTTAATGTGCAGCACAATCTCGTCCATGCGGTGCGCGGCGGCGATGTCGCCATGACCATGGTGGATGGTCAGGTGATCGTGGAGGATGGCGTGCTGAAGACCGGTGACATCAAGGCGATCATTGCCAATATCCATGGCATGGCGCCTGCACATTTTGCCCGCCGCGCCGCATGGCTTGCCGAAAACGGCGGCGGCACCAAGCAATGGATCAGCGAAGCGGAGGGTGTCAAATGA
- a CDS encoding GMC family oxidoreductase N-terminal domain-containing protein, producing the protein MSNTMTEARPLLPQRPLQKAYDYIVVGAGSGGLPVVRRLIDGTDATVLLVEAGEPGIGMAEIDDPRQWVPLGRGRWDWGYDYAPTSRVNGHRIGIPRGKVLGGSSAINAMMWYRGHSNDYNAWQAAGCEGWSFEDVLPFFKKAEDWQGGESRWRGAGGPLKITTSKTLHPVARAMMEGAADLGIPVIDDPNGPSNEGACPSNFNIVDGKRWSSAEGYLYPILDHPRLTVLTGSQVIGLMVEKGRCTGIRHLVDGKTVETLAQSQVVLAAGVFDTPRLLMLSGIGDPEALKRLGIPLNHALPGVGRNLQDHPLVQAVVCRSKMPLGDVLDNGGGTMMNWKSSAHLGQPDVHAFPVQGNSATPALRALYDMSGPVFSMGAGLMRSTSIGYLRLLSADPFGPLEIQPNYFADPADLDATLLAIETVMALAQTPAFAALFDGFAAPDTKLSREGLRDFIRNGCSTFFHPVGTAKMGSDEMAVVDSRLRVHGLAGLTIADASVIPIIPTCNTHAPVTMIGERAAAFLMQAA; encoded by the coding sequence ATGTCCAATACGATGACTGAAGCACGGCCCCTCTTGCCACAACGCCCGCTGCAAAAAGCCTATGACTATATCGTCGTCGGCGCTGGCTCCGGTGGCTTGCCGGTGGTGCGTCGCCTGATCGATGGCACGGATGCGACCGTGTTGCTGGTCGAGGCAGGCGAACCGGGGATCGGCATGGCCGAGATTGACGATCCCCGCCAATGGGTGCCGCTGGGGCGCGGACGCTGGGACTGGGGCTATGATTATGCGCCCACCTCTCGCGTCAATGGCCATAGGATTGGCATTCCGCGGGGTAAAGTGTTGGGCGGCTCTTCGGCGATCAATGCGATGATGTGGTATCGCGGCCATTCAAATGACTATAACGCCTGGCAGGCCGCTGGCTGCGAGGGCTGGTCCTTTGAGGATGTGTTGCCATTCTTCAAGAAGGCCGAGGATTGGCAAGGGGGCGAAAGCCGCTGGCGTGGTGCTGGCGGTCCGCTGAAGATCACGACCAGCAAGACACTCCATCCGGTGGCCCGGGCGATGATGGAGGGCGCTGCCGATCTCGGCATTCCCGTAATCGATGATCCGAACGGACCAAGCAATGAGGGTGCCTGCCCCTCGAATTTCAATATTGTCGATGGCAAGCGCTGGAGTTCGGCTGAGGGCTATCTCTATCCGATCCTCGATCATCCGCGCCTGACCGTGCTGACCGGCTCGCAGGTTATCGGCCTGATGGTCGAAAAGGGTCGTTGCACGGGCATTCGCCATCTGGTGGACGGCAAGACAGTTGAGACCCTTGCCCAAAGCCAGGTGGTGCTGGCGGCTGGTGTTTTCGATACGCCGCGTCTGTTGATGCTTTCAGGCATTGGCGATCCCGAGGCGTTGAAACGGCTGGGCATTCCGCTCAATCATGCCCTTCCCGGCGTCGGGCGCAATCTTCAGGATCATCCGCTGGTGCAGGCCGTGGTCTGCCGGTCGAAAATGCCGCTGGGCGATGTGCTCGATAATGGCGGTGGCACGATGATGAATTGGAAATCATCTGCCCATCTCGGCCAACCGGATGTTCATGCCTTTCCGGTGCAGGGCAATAGCGCTACGCCTGCGCTGCGCGCTCTTTACGACATGTCCGGTCCGGTGTTTTCGATGGGGGCGGGCCTGATGCGCTCGACAAGCATCGGATATCTGCGCTTGCTGTCTGCCGATCCTTTTGGCCCGCTGGAGATCCAGCCGAATTACTTTGCAGACCCTGCTGATTTGGATGCGACGCTTCTGGCCATTGAGACAGTGATGGCTCTGGCGCAGACACCGGCTTTCGCTGCGCTGTTTGATGGGTTTGCCGCGCCAGACACAAAACTGTCGAGGGAAGGCCTTCGGGATTTTATTCGCAACGGCTGTTCCACTTTCTTTCATCCCGTCGGCACGGCCAAGATGGGCAGCGACGAGATGGCGGTGGTGGATAGCCGGTTGCGGGTGCATGGCCTTGCCGGGCTGACGATTGCCGATGCTTCGGTCATCCCCATTATTCCGACCTGCAACACCCATGCGCCGGTGACGATGATTGGTGAGCGCGCCGCCGCGTTCCTGATGCAGGCGGCGTGA
- a CDS encoding aromatic ring-hydroxylating dioxygenase subunit alpha yields MKTTDRVALDDWYAIATAGDLTPQPVKTKLLGQQIEYRLNTDGAPLVREAGLDGCYGPALPFQVKYGCLFTTLGTPGKDIVDIVEAEEADRRFVLCGWVTMRASGLRVVENFLDMAHFPFVHTDILGSEPYTEVPHYLSEIRRDVDEVWATNCTFFQPRIAATESDGDFVHLTYRVPSPFVVMLYRVCPTSPDRLDAIALFIQPMEDGLCRAQPVMYLVDTVSPHTALLNFEQVIFLQDRIIVENQRPLLLPLEPRAEIPTRADSSSIAYRRWLKEKGLRFGTTAGAG; encoded by the coding sequence ATGAAGACGACCGACCGGGTCGCGCTTGACGATTGGTATGCGATCGCCACTGCCGGAGATCTCACGCCCCAGCCGGTGAAAACAAAGCTACTGGGCCAGCAGATCGAATATCGGCTGAACACGGATGGTGCGCCGCTGGTGCGCGAGGCGGGCCTGGACGGCTGCTATGGACCGGCCTTGCCCTTCCAGGTCAAATACGGCTGCCTGTTTACCACGCTTGGCACACCGGGAAAGGACATTGTCGATATCGTGGAAGCGGAAGAGGCGGATCGCCGGTTCGTGCTGTGCGGTTGGGTGACGATGCGGGCATCGGGTCTGCGCGTCGTCGAGAATTTCCTCGATATGGCGCATTTTCCCTTCGTGCATACCGATATTCTCGGGTCTGAGCCGTATACTGAAGTGCCGCACTATCTGTCTGAAATCCGCCGTGATGTGGATGAGGTCTGGGCGACCAATTGCACGTTTTTCCAGCCGCGCATTGCCGCGACCGAAAGCGACGGCGATTTTGTGCACCTGACCTACCGGGTGCCATCGCCCTTCGTGGTGATGCTCTACCGGGTCTGTCCCACATCGCCGGACCGGCTCGATGCGATTGCCCTGTTCATCCAGCCGATGGAGGACGGGCTCTGCCGCGCCCAGCCGGTGATGTATCTGGTCGATACCGTCTCGCCGCACACGGCACTCCTCAATTTCGAGCAGGTGATTTTCCTTCAGGATCGGATCATCGTTGAAAACCAGCGCCCCTTGCTGCTGCCGCTTGAGCCGCGCGCTGAAATCCCGACAAGGGCCGATTCTTCCTCCATTGCCTATCGTCGCTGGCTGAAGGAAAAAGGCCTCCGTTTCGGCACGACCGCAGGAGCCGGATGA